The following are from one region of the Treponema denticola genome:
- a CDS encoding KH domain-containing protein — MQKDLIEYIAKSLVDDPSAVTVSESENEKGTVIELKVASGDIGKVIGKQGRIAKSIRTLLSASAGKSGKRYSLEIVD, encoded by the coding sequence ATGCAAAAAGATTTAATAGAATACATTGCCAAATCCCTCGTTGACGATCCTTCCGCCGTAACGGTATCGGAAAGTGAAAACGAAAAAGGAACGGTCATTGAGCTTAAAGTAGCCTCAGGCGACATCGGCAAGGTAATCGGAAAGCAGGGAAGAATCGCAAAGTCGATCAGAACCTTGCTGAGCGCAAGTGCAGGAAAGTCGGGAAAGCGTTATTCGCTTGAAATTGTAGACTAA
- the rimM gene encoding ribosome maturation factor RimM (Essential for efficient processing of 16S rRNA) produces the protein MDLLATGRIRGTFGVEGFVKVESFSGEYGHFLGFDRVFLSILKEKLREQKYKDGWFEIEEVNLRKADALVKFKGIDNPEAAKCLTGSELFIPRDKAAPLDEGEVYVHDLCNCNLVCEGTLVGKITSVAEGGGGYLLEIAGKTSEAAAESSFYVPFNKEFIGKIDLKAKTVELMHRWILE, from the coding sequence ATGGATTTGCTTGCAACAGGACGAATCCGCGGCACCTTCGGGGTCGAAGGATTTGTAAAAGTTGAAAGTTTTTCCGGGGAATACGGGCATTTTTTAGGTTTTGACAGAGTTTTTTTAAGTATTCTTAAGGAAAAATTAAGAGAGCAAAAATATAAAGACGGCTGGTTTGAAATTGAAGAAGTTAATTTAAGAAAGGCCGATGCTCTTGTAAAATTTAAGGGGATAGACAACCCCGAAGCCGCCAAGTGTTTGACGGGTTCGGAATTGTTTATTCCTAGGGACAAGGCTGCCCCCCTTGATGAGGGCGAGGTTTATGTCCATGATCTTTGTAATTGTAATCTTGTATGCGAAGGAACTCTTGTTGGAAAAATAACAAGTGTAGCAGAAGGCGGAGGCGGTTACCTCTTAGAAATAGCCGGCAAAACCTCCGAGGCTGCTGCGGAATCGAGCTTTTATGTCCCATTTAACAAGGAATTTATCGGAAAAATCGACTTAAAAGCCAAAACCGTGGAGCTCATGCACCGCTGGATTCTTGAATGA
- the trmD gene encoding tRNA (guanosine(37)-N1)-methyltransferase TrmD: MRFDVLTLFPEIPEAFFKTSIMAKAVEKGIISCNLVNIRDFAFDKHRSCDDIVYGGGAGMLLLPEPLSLALDSVNASSKRVIYVTPSGKPFNQELAKELSSEEALVFVCGRYEGIDQRIIDEYVDDEISVGDYVMSSGELAALVIIDAVYRLIDGVISGESLEEESFSGFLLEYPQYTRPRNFKGKEVPEVLLSGHHLNIHKWRLKKRIEKTLKTRPDLIEKARNCGMWTKEAEKILKEFENE; this comes from the coding sequence ATGAGATTCGATGTGCTGACCTTATTCCCCGAAATACCCGAAGCTTTTTTTAAAACTTCGATTATGGCCAAGGCTGTAGAAAAGGGAATTATTAGCTGCAACTTGGTAAACATCAGAGACTTTGCTTTTGACAAGCACCGCTCATGCGATGACATCGTTTACGGCGGAGGGGCCGGAATGTTACTTTTGCCGGAACCTTTGAGCCTCGCATTGGACTCGGTTAATGCTTCTTCAAAACGGGTAATCTATGTTACCCCGTCAGGGAAGCCTTTTAACCAAGAGCTGGCAAAAGAGCTTTCGTCAGAAGAGGCTCTCGTCTTTGTCTGCGGAAGATATGAAGGAATCGATCAGAGAATTATTGACGAGTATGTTGATGATGAAATCTCGGTCGGCGACTATGTTATGTCCTCAGGCGAGCTTGCAGCCCTAGTGATAATCGATGCGGTTTACCGCCTGATAGACGGAGTTATTTCCGGCGAGTCGCTTGAAGAAGAAAGTTTTTCGGGATTTTTGCTTGAGTACCCGCAATATACAAGACCAAGAAATTTTAAGGGAAAAGAGGTTCCCGAAGTGCTCCTTTCAGGACACCATCTAAATATCCATAAGTGGAGGCTAAAAAAGCGTATCGAAAAAACGCTTAAAACGAGGCCCGACCTTATCGAAAAGGCAAGAAATTGCGGGATGTGGACAAAGGAAGCAGAAAAAATACTTAAGGAGTTTGAAAATGAGTGA
- the rplS gene encoding 50S ribosomal protein L19, translated as MSDLIMKIEAQQKAENPPVFRVGDTVKVHFKIVEGKTERIQVYEGLVICFKNSGIGRTFTVRKNSYGVGVERVFPLHSPRIAKVEVVRPGKVRRAKLYYIRDKVGKAAKIKTLITKKDS; from the coding sequence ATGAGTGATCTGATTATGAAAATTGAAGCTCAGCAAAAGGCTGAAAACCCTCCCGTTTTCCGTGTAGGAGATACGGTTAAAGTTCACTTTAAAATCGTTGAAGGAAAGACCGAGCGAATTCAGGTTTATGAAGGCTTGGTAATCTGTTTTAAAAATTCCGGAATCGGAAGAACATTTACCGTACGAAAAAATTCTTACGGTGTAGGGGTTGAACGAGTTTTCCCCCTTCATTCACCTCGAATTGCTAAGGTTGAAGTTGTACGACCCGGAAAAGTACGCCGAGCTAAACTTTACTATATCAGGGATAAGGTAGGTAAGGCCGCTAAGATTAAGACCCTTATCACCAAAAAAGACTCGTAA
- a CDS encoding P13 family porin, with protein MKKMFMFTVLLLIGFSLYSEDNVKQTKEDDESFSYYLTVNQLITKNLFKNKDLISEYSQKLNNEQILLIQKKYQKDLAVPLLLNGFVGFGSGNFACGDMLGGGIHTAIDGLSVLSMLTIQFINLADLFSTTSSDPPTSIAAIDRRLKLFSYVMYSAGSIMLVNRITSLITASLYVKRYNQTLNDVLIKKAPKISFTPIPILTPEGMGLALNIRF; from the coding sequence ATGAAAAAGATGTTTATGTTTACAGTGCTTTTGCTCATAGGTTTTTCTTTGTATTCCGAAGATAATGTGAAACAAACTAAGGAAGATGATGAAAGTTTTTCTTATTATTTAACTGTGAATCAGCTTATAACTAAAAACCTTTTTAAAAACAAAGATTTAATCTCTGAATATTCTCAAAAATTAAATAATGAGCAAATTTTATTGATTCAAAAAAAATACCAAAAAGACTTGGCTGTGCCTCTTTTGTTAAATGGGTTTGTCGGGTTCGGCAGCGGTAATTTTGCTTGCGGCGATATGCTGGGCGGAGGCATTCATACCGCTATTGACGGTTTATCGGTATTATCGATGCTTACTATACAATTTATCAATTTGGCAGATCTATTTTCCACTACTAGTTCAGACCCGCCGACATCTATAGCCGCTATTGACAGGAGATTGAAGTTATTCAGTTATGTGATGTATTCAGCCGGAAGTATTATGCTTGTTAATCGTATTACTTCGTTAATTACAGCGAGCTTATATGTAAAAAGGTACAATCAAACCTTAAATGATGTGTTAATAAAAAAAGCACCTAAGATTTCATTTACTCCGATACCTATCCTTACTCCTGAAGGAATGGGGCTTGCTTTGAATATAAGGTTTTAG
- a CDS encoding ATP-dependent helicase, producing MNEFTEGLNPEQFKAVTTINGPVLIIAGAGSGKTRVITFRIAHMLDKGIPQSQILALTFTNKAAKEMADRIKELTGKKLQNLTVSTFHAFGVKVLRSHIDKIGWRSNFSIYDETDRNQLIKECGRELKFSADALDVYKVGILFSNIKMGRKDWTNEHDSYKALYKEYQDGLKLYNAVDFDDLIMLPIKIFKEHPEVLAEYRERYRYIMVDEFQDTSTQQYNFMKLIADKNICVVGDDDQSIYSWRGASFENIRNFEKDFPEMIEIKLEQNYRSTGTILAAANGVISHNVNRKVKALWSEKDSGRPIEIFIPENEAAEADFISDMILSLKQREGFKYSDFGVLIRANSLSRPLEESFLEVNIPYRMSGGTSFFQRKEIKDLISYLRVVANPDDDVNLLRIINTPRRGIGKKTLETLSALAMENSCSMRTAIRLLLENPPEDMRGKSIEDLKEFAELISAHRTQLLSGKGLAQKVRKLLDDIAYNEYLIAEYQKSEKAAQFKIMNIESFLHSMDDWENNPDNWDGSLYDYLNRITLLTRDDTEEEKGEVNIMTIHSSKGLEFPVVFIAGAEDGLIPHARSVEENDGDVEEERRLFYVAITRAQQKLFITSCRQRRKQGGITECAPSPFLDEIPADLVEYHEPDAQAEEERIADIFSQMKKKFSM from the coding sequence ATGAATGAATTTACTGAAGGTCTTAATCCCGAACAGTTTAAAGCCGTTACTACGATTAACGGGCCCGTGCTTATAATAGCGGGAGCCGGTTCGGGGAAAACACGCGTTATCACTTTTAGAATTGCACACATGCTCGACAAGGGAATTCCTCAGTCTCAGATTTTGGCTCTTACTTTTACCAACAAGGCTGCCAAGGAAATGGCAGATCGAATAAAAGAGCTTACCGGCAAAAAACTTCAAAACCTGACTGTCAGCACCTTTCACGCTTTTGGAGTTAAGGTTCTGCGTTCTCATATAGACAAAATAGGCTGGAGAAGTAATTTCAGTATTTATGACGAGACCGACCGCAACCAGCTGATTAAAGAATGCGGAAGAGAACTTAAATTCTCGGCAGATGCCTTGGATGTTTACAAGGTAGGTATTCTTTTTTCCAATATCAAAATGGGAAGAAAGGATTGGACAAACGAACATGATTCGTACAAGGCTCTTTATAAAGAATATCAGGATGGGCTTAAACTTTATAATGCAGTAGACTTTGACGACCTTATAATGCTTCCCATAAAAATATTTAAAGAACATCCCGAAGTCTTGGCGGAGTACCGCGAAAGATACCGATATATAATGGTTGACGAATTTCAGGATACAAGCACACAGCAATATAATTTTATGAAGCTCATCGCCGACAAAAATATCTGCGTAGTAGGCGATGACGATCAATCTATTTATTCTTGGCGGGGTGCCAGTTTTGAAAATATCCGCAACTTTGAAAAAGACTTTCCCGAAATGATTGAAATAAAACTTGAACAAAACTACCGTTCCACAGGGACAATTTTGGCTGCTGCAAACGGTGTAATTTCTCATAACGTAAACCGCAAGGTAAAAGCTCTTTGGTCAGAAAAAGATTCGGGCCGCCCCATCGAAATTTTTATTCCCGAAAACGAGGCAGCGGAAGCCGATTTTATTTCGGACATGATTTTAAGCTTAAAGCAAAGAGAAGGTTTTAAGTATTCCGACTTCGGAGTTTTAATCCGTGCCAACAGTTTAAGCCGCCCATTGGAAGAATCCTTTTTGGAAGTAAACATTCCGTATAGAATGTCGGGAGGGACAAGTTTTTTTCAGCGGAAGGAAATAAAAGATCTTATAAGCTATCTGCGCGTTGTTGCAAATCCCGACGATGATGTAAACCTCCTGCGCATTATCAACACGCCGAGGCGAGGCATAGGCAAAAAAACTCTTGAAACCCTTTCCGCTCTTGCAATGGAAAATTCTTGTTCAATGCGGACTGCAATCCGTCTTCTTCTTGAAAACCCGCCTGAGGATATGAGGGGAAAAAGCATTGAAGATTTAAAAGAATTTGCCGAACTTATAAGCGCACACCGCACCCAGCTTCTTTCGGGGAAGGGGCTTGCTCAAAAGGTAAGAAAACTTTTGGATGACATCGCCTATAACGAATACCTTATCGCCGAATACCAAAAAAGCGAAAAGGCTGCTCAATTTAAAATAATGAATATCGAAAGTTTTTTGCACTCGATGGACGATTGGGAAAACAATCCCGACAATTGGGACGGAAGCCTTTACGATTATCTTAACCGCATTACCCTTTTAACCCGCGATGATACTGAAGAAGAAAAAGGCGAAGTAAACATTATGACCATTCATTCTTCAAAGGGCTTGGAGTTTCCTGTGGTTTTTATTGCGGGAGCGGAAGACGGTCTTATTCCCCACGCAAGGAGTGTCGAAGAAAATGACGGAGATGTCGAAGAAGAGCGCCGCCTTTTCTATGTGGCTATCACCAGAGCCCAGCAAAAACTTTTTATCACAAGCTGCAGGCAAAGACGGAAACAGGGCGGCATAACCGAATGTGCTCCATCTCCTTTTTTGGATGAGATTCCTGCAGACCTCGTCGAATACCACGAGCCCGATGCCCAAGCCGAAGAAGAACGCATCGCCGATATCTTCAGCCAAATGAAAAAAAAGTTTTCGATGTAG
- a CDS encoding energy-coupling factor transporter transmembrane component T, with product MQKIKTAVDVRTLLFLDMLIMVFMLISGKAEVTLCSFIVAAAVPVITELNLFGNFSFRTGCLKMRCSKSCYLHDLELVDLFDNASYRTGLLYGVLLCYTVLFAVLFSYYQLILHVHFPVFQSAVFSVIGIVAFIVQRIIPFMLLGTVIQKQKNISEITMALDRMRLPRGVILSIAVMFRYFPAIKDDFLIIIDAMKLKGLYTSKCTAMLHPIRTMEFIIVPMLFKSLKTAEELSCAALVKGIENTGKKTSYFDVKLRPIDAVFSLAAITVLTASMYAKLF from the coding sequence ATGCAAAAGATTAAAACCGCTGTTGATGTTAGAACGCTTCTTTTTTTAGATATGTTGATTATGGTTTTTATGCTGATTTCCGGGAAGGCGGAGGTAACGCTCTGCTCTTTTATCGTTGCGGCGGCAGTGCCGGTCATAACGGAATTAAACCTGTTCGGAAACTTCAGTTTCAGAACAGGCTGCCTTAAAATGCGATGTTCTAAATCGTGCTATTTGCACGATTTAGAACTCGTCGACCTGTTCGATAATGCAAGTTATCGAACAGGTCTATTATACGGTGTCTTATTGTGCTACACTGTTTTGTTTGCAGTGCTTTTTTCCTATTATCAACTGATTTTGCATGTGCATTTTCCGGTGTTTCAATCCGCGGTCTTTTCCGTTATCGGAATAGTTGCTTTTATCGTGCAGCGGATTATTCCCTTTATGCTGTTGGGAACGGTAATTCAAAAGCAAAAAAATATTTCGGAAATTACAATGGCGCTCGACCGTATGCGGCTGCCGCGAGGCGTTATCCTCAGCATAGCGGTAATGTTCCGTTATTTTCCTGCAATAAAAGATGATTTTCTGATTATCATCGATGCGATGAAACTGAAAGGTCTATACACTTCAAAATGTACGGCTATGCTTCATCCGATACGGACGATGGAATTTATAATCGTGCCGATGTTGTTTAAAAGCCTAAAGACTGCGGAAGAACTTTCCTGTGCGGCCTTGGTTAAGGGTATTGAAAACACCGGTAAAAAAACATCGTACTTTGATGTCAAACTTCGTCCGATAGATGCCGTGTTTTCGCTTGCTGCAATCACAGTGTTGACGGCAAGTATGTACGCAAAATTATTTTGA
- a CDS encoding ABC transporter ATP-binding protein has protein sequence MINLNDVSYKYNDAAAQAIQHVSLSVKKGELVVITGKSGCGKTTLFRCVNGLCPRFYEGKITGTLTLNGTDFSSMRICDISNIAASVFQNPESQFFTTDVLSDLVYPCENYGIEKEEIQERLHHVTKLLSLEPLLNRKLSELSGGEKQKIAIASVLMLDTRVVLMDEPSSNLDYQSIELLTQILAQLKSKGYTILIIEHRLHYLAELCDRLIVMENGSIVREYEKDSLRTIGNDELHKRGLRGLHLFQNTIDIPYSQKPQKKSEALVVLHDIHFGYRKNIEVLKGIHLSIYPGDKIALIGKNGCGKTTLGKILCGLKKEQSGTVLLDGRAFPARVRSKTARYVMQNVEFQLFGCSVYDDLLLGNEALPDKENRIQTVLTKLGLSDLQEQHPTTLSMGQKQRLVVAASFLQKKRLTIFDEPTSGLDYGSMQNVCALIDSITGKTNASVIITHDYEFILNTCNRAVLLEDGRIAEDFQLNGSMQLEYIFKERL, from the coding sequence ATGATCAACTTGAATGATGTAAGCTACAAATATAACGATGCTGCAGCACAGGCAATTCAACACGTATCTCTGTCCGTAAAAAAAGGAGAACTGGTTGTTATTACCGGAAAAAGCGGCTGCGGAAAAACGACCCTGTTTCGTTGTGTGAATGGGCTGTGTCCCCGTTTTTATGAAGGAAAAATAACCGGAACGCTTACATTAAACGGCACTGATTTTTCGTCGATGCGTATATGCGATATATCGAACATTGCGGCATCCGTTTTTCAAAATCCCGAAAGCCAGTTTTTTACAACCGATGTACTTTCCGACCTTGTATATCCGTGCGAAAATTACGGTATAGAAAAAGAAGAAATACAAGAGCGGCTGCACCATGTTACAAAACTGCTATCGCTGGAACCGCTTTTGAATAGAAAGCTTTCGGAACTCTCCGGAGGTGAAAAACAAAAAATTGCAATCGCTTCGGTTTTAATGTTGGACACACGCGTTGTACTGATGGACGAGCCGTCTTCCAATCTCGATTATCAATCCATAGAATTGCTTACACAAATACTTGCACAGCTAAAATCAAAAGGTTACACGATACTCATCATCGAACATCGGCTGCATTATTTGGCGGAACTCTGCGACCGGCTCATCGTAATGGAAAACGGATCAATAGTACGGGAATATGAAAAAGATTCGTTACGCACTATCGGTAATGATGAGTTGCACAAACGAGGACTTCGCGGCTTGCATTTATTTCAAAACACCATCGATATTCCGTACAGTCAAAAGCCTCAGAAGAAAAGCGAAGCGTTGGTTGTACTGCACGATATTCATTTTGGATATCGGAAAAACATTGAGGTTTTAAAAGGAATACATCTTTCAATATATCCCGGAGACAAGATTGCTTTAATCGGTAAAAACGGATGCGGAAAAACAACGCTGGGGAAAATCCTGTGCGGATTAAAAAAGGAACAGAGCGGTACTGTTTTGCTGGACGGAAGAGCATTCCCTGCAAGGGTGCGCAGTAAGACCGCCAGGTATGTGATGCAAAATGTTGAGTTTCAGCTTTTCGGGTGCAGCGTATATGATGATTTACTGCTCGGTAACGAAGCGCTGCCCGACAAAGAAAACCGAATACAAACAGTGCTTACAAAGCTCGGTCTTTCGGATTTGCAAGAACAACACCCGACAACACTGTCGATGGGGCAAAAACAGCGCTTGGTAGTCGCCGCATCATTTTTACAAAAGAAGCGGCTCACTATTTTTGACGAACCGACAAGCGGTTTGGATTACGGCAGTATGCAAAATGTCTGTGCGTTAATCGATTCGATAACGGGCAAGACAAACGCCTCCGTTATTATCACGCATGATTATGAATTCATTTTAAACACCTGCAATAGAGCGGTTCTTTTGGAAGACGGACGGATAGCCGAAGATTTTCAATTGAACGGCTCGATGCAGTTGGAATATATTTTTAAAGAGAGGTTATAA
- a CDS encoding MptD family putative ECF transporter S component: protein MGTKTNHWKISHFVLIGLMAAIYAAVIYGVGMLTAVTIPVMHVFAPGMTGLLMGPIVLFVVKTVRRFGVLTLLVGLGVALFTLTGMGSINCLIFVVIGGLIADVIITKTRFKTLSVGIGHGLTQAAYFTGGVFPFLFFLERELAKWQEMGMSREEILEYVKYFTGTFAVIGIVSAIVFGIAGVYIGKLILKRHFKDME, encoded by the coding sequence ATGGGAACAAAAACCAATCACTGGAAAATCAGTCACTTTGTTTTAATCGGTTTAATGGCCGCAATTTATGCAGCCGTTATTTATGGGGTCGGAATGCTGACAGCCGTTACTATCCCCGTTATGCATGTGTTTGCGCCCGGTATGACGGGGCTTTTGATGGGGCCTATTGTTCTTTTTGTTGTAAAGACTGTGCGGAGATTCGGCGTGTTGACGCTGCTTGTCGGTTTGGGCGTTGCGCTTTTTACGCTGACCGGAATGGGAAGTATTAACTGTCTGATTTTTGTTGTAATTGGAGGTTTGATAGCCGATGTGATTATTACAAAAACAAGGTTCAAAACGCTTTCGGTCGGTATCGGTCACGGACTTACGCAGGCTGCATATTTTACCGGAGGCGTGTTCCCTTTCCTTTTCTTTTTGGAACGGGAATTGGCAAAGTGGCAGGAAATGGGAATGAGCCGGGAAGAGATACTTGAATATGTGAAATATTTTACCGGAACCTTCGCCGTTATCGGCATAGTATCCGCTATCGTTTTCGGTATTGCAGGCGTCTATATCGGAAAGCTCATCTTAAAACGCCATTTTAAGGATATGGAGTAG
- a CDS encoding ABC transporter ATP-binding protein has product MRFKDFIVPNIPAYTASVSLAVLGVGCGMVPYITVHRLLMRLAKGGTSVAEVSAYVGVIIAAFAFQLVLHSISTAISHKTAFSVLEKIRLALTEKMIKMPLGFTRNKGAGYFHGMLIDSIERLEFPLAHALPETTSNILIPLSITAILFAADWRLALAVLVPAAATLIFYLPMYIGIMNDFANTYYAALENMNGRVIEYIRGNKEIKIFGTEARAYSQFEDSIDNYEKSTLKLYNKMYFVSAPAFVLLSSITVSVLSVGGLLFTSGLIEAPLYLFAVIIAEGLGVSLLKFTEFMDNFYHIRNGKKLIEEVLSAPELEETAAAAALHIPNNQIVFHNVCFSYNEITAADKTGNENNAPEGNVLHDVSLTFKEGKKTAIVGHSGSGKSTIANLIARFWDVSKGSITIGGINYKDMSLAQLMEHVNYVTQDTFLFNMSILENIRMGKPAASDEEVKEAARLAQCSDFIERLEKGWNTYAGNEGTKLSGGQRQRIIIARAILRNSPVLILDEATTHTDAENRRQLQLSLQELCKNKTVITIDHNLSTVKESDSIIVMENGRVEAQGTHTELLKNSVVYKRLYQGQGGNVC; this is encoded by the coding sequence ATGAGATTTAAAGATTTTATTGTGCCGAATATTCCCGCGTATACGGCGTCCGTAAGTCTTGCGGTACTGGGTGTCGGCTGCGGTATGGTGCCGTATATCACGGTGCACCGTCTTCTTATGCGTTTGGCAAAAGGCGGAACTTCCGTTGCCGAAGTGTCGGCTTATGTAGGCGTTATCATTGCAGCCTTTGCTTTTCAACTGGTGCTGCACAGCATATCGACGGCGATTTCGCACAAGACAGCCTTTTCCGTTTTGGAAAAAATAAGGCTTGCCCTTACCGAAAAGATGATAAAGATGCCGCTGGGTTTTACGCGGAACAAGGGCGCCGGCTATTTTCACGGAATGCTCATCGATAGTATTGAACGGCTTGAATTTCCGCTTGCACACGCACTGCCTGAAACCACCTCGAATATCCTCATTCCTTTGAGCATTACTGCGATACTTTTTGCAGCCGATTGGCGGCTTGCTCTTGCCGTTTTGGTACCTGCTGCAGCAACCTTGATTTTTTATCTTCCGATGTATATCGGCATTATGAACGATTTTGCAAACACCTATTATGCCGCCCTCGAAAACATGAACGGCAGGGTTATCGAATATATCCGCGGAAATAAAGAAATTAAAATATTCGGCACCGAAGCAAGGGCCTATTCTCAGTTTGAAGATTCCATCGACAATTACGAAAAGTCAACCTTAAAGCTCTACAATAAAATGTATTTTGTAAGCGCTCCGGCCTTTGTACTTTTGTCGTCGATTACGGTGAGCGTGCTTTCAGTCGGCGGACTGCTTTTTACTTCCGGTTTGATTGAAGCGCCGCTCTATCTTTTTGCCGTCATCATTGCAGAGGGCTTGGGAGTTTCGCTTTTAAAGTTCACCGAATTTATGGACAACTTTTATCACATAAGAAACGGTAAAAAGCTGATTGAAGAAGTGCTGTCCGCTCCCGAATTGGAAGAAACTGCCGCAGCAGCTGCTCTGCATATTCCGAATAACCAAATTGTGTTTCATAATGTGTGCTTTTCATACAATGAAATTACGGCTGCCGATAAAACCGGCAATGAGAACAATGCTCCTGAGGGAAATGTGCTTCACGATGTATCGCTCACTTTTAAAGAGGGGAAAAAGACGGCGATTGTCGGGCACTCCGGTTCGGGTAAGTCAACAATAGCCAATTTGATTGCCCGCTTTTGGGATGTTTCAAAGGGTTCCATTACAATCGGCGGAATCAATTACAAAGATATGTCTCTTGCGCAATTAATGGAACATGTCAACTATGTTACGCAGGACACTTTTTTATTCAATATGAGTATTTTGGAAAATATTCGAATGGGGAAGCCCGCCGCCTCCGATGAAGAAGTAAAAGAAGCTGCCCGTCTTGCACAGTGTTCGGATTTTATTGAACGGCTTGAAAAAGGCTGGAACACTTATGCGGGCAATGAAGGAACAAAACTGTCCGGCGGGCAGCGGCAGCGCATTATCATTGCCCGTGCAATTTTGCGGAATTCACCGGTGCTTATATTAGACGAAGCGACTACTCACACCGATGCGGAAAACCGCCGGCAGCTTCAGCTTTCATTACAGGAACTGTGTAAAAATAAAACCGTTATCACGATAGACCACAACCTTTCCACCGTCAAAGAAAGTGATTCAATCATCGTTATGGAAAATGGACGGGTAGAGGCTCAAGGTACACATACGGAACTTTTAAAAAATTCGGTAGTGTATAAACGGCTTTATCAAGGACAGGGAGGAAATGTATGCTAA